Proteins encoded within one genomic window of Scheffersomyces stipitis CBS 6054 chromosome 3, complete sequence:
- a CDS encoding predicted protein codes for MLTRPIRRALGRRFIQSIPRTLDISQSNHSRIHENMIQEYLKKHRTTDDYDVVATLTELVTKLPDARRNAVLQNYEGSILASNIHLQLLLNDLTASDSFQETYSYIVKTPVRFATELVEVFVYNLLQTNNIPAVTSLLHVLFDRDSQFTLSNEIWSLYTSKVVENADYLGAISIYHHLIDNIDLYLESESGHVSENDNVQFLITPHLLEQMATLFVHSGDASRVKGLLQYFKRFYSYSSHRNTYRNLKVAVVEAFSEAENLSCALLAFRELALLFRGHYNPRDWEQAHGVSKLAAYTNYVWRRNNIMNNTNQAPKPDVDQEQSWNPDQILPETHENEQIYNPSYERNVYSGPNIPHLPLLNGSLSISDLPQFYQLVKSSVVDAMQSENKNFASLMHLMTSGHFMVHSFVVQALCELGYPKEAHSILVKLPSSFRHIHPDVLLKDEDFILIFNAVETSIAQVVSKSSFSVHNYYVNVTFKCLFSDQTSY; via the exons ATGCTCACACGGCCCATACGACGAGCCTTGGGCCGTCGGTTCATACAATCGATTCCTAGAACTCTTGACATCTCACAATCGAaccattcaagaattcacGAGAATATGATCCAGGAGTATCTCAAGAAACACAGAACTACCGACGATTACGACGTCGTAGCCACACTCACAGAGCTTGTAACTAAACTTCCAGATGCTAGAAGAAATGCTGTTTTGCAAAATTACGAGGGAAGCATTCTTGCTTCGAATAttcatttgcaattgctcTTGAACGATTTGACTGCTTCTGATTCGTTCCAGGAAACATACTCCTATATTGTCAAGACGCCCGTGAGATTCGCAACGGAGCTCGTAGAGGTCTTTGTATATAATCTCTTGCAAACCAATAACATTCCGGCCGTGACATCGTTGTTGCATGTTCTCTTTGATAGAGATTCGCAGTTCACTTTGAGCAACGAGATATGGTCTCTTTATACTTCAAAAGTAGTGGAAAATGCCGACTATTTGGGTGCTATCTCCATATACCATCATCTCATAGACAACATCGACCTCTACTTagaatctgaatctggtCATGTTTCAGAGAATGACaatgttcaatttctcatTACTCCAcaccttcttgaacaaatggCTACTTTATTTGTTCACAGTGGCGATGCTTCTAGAGTCAAAGGCTTGCTTCAGTATTTCAAGAGGTTCTACTCGTACTCCAGTCACAGAAACACTTATAGAAATCTCAAGGTGGCTGTTGTGGAAGCATTTAGTGAAGCTGAAAATCTTTCCTGTGCATTGCTAGCCTTCAGAGAATTGGCTCTTTTGTTTAGGGGCCACTACAACCCCAGAGACTGGGAACAAGCTCATGGGGTTCTGAAGTTGGCCGCTTACACTAATTACgtctggagaagaaacaatatCATGAATAATACAAATCAGGCTCCTAAACCAGATGTTGACCAGGAACAGTCTTGGAACCCGGATCAGATACTTCCAGAGACACACGAAAACGAACAGATTTATAACCCCTCGTATGAAAGAAACGTATATTCGGGGCCAAATATCCCCCATTTGCCTTTGTTGAATGGTTCATTGTCTATATCTGACCTACCACAATTCTACCAGTTGGTTAAATCAAGTGTTGTGGATGCTATGCAATctgaaaacaagaatttcGCAAGCTTAATGCACTTGATGACTTCAGGTCATTTCATGGTGCATTCATTTGTTGTTCAAGCATTGTGTGAACTTGGATATCCCAAGGAGGCACATCTGATTCTTGTAAAGCTTCCTTCCAGCTTCCGTCACATTCATCCTGATGTTCTCCTTAAGGATGAAGATTTCATCCTTATCTTCAATGCGGTTGAGACATCGATTGCACAAGTCGTATCCAAATCATC TTTCTCTGTACATAATTATTATGTTAATGTTACGTTCAAGTGTCTTTTCTCGGATCAGACATCTTAT